TGCGGCAGTTCCTGTCGGCGCTCACCGCGGGCTGGGACGTCGCCACGGTCCGCGAGATCGTCGCCGACACGCTCCACAACGTGGTCGACCCGCTGGTGTACGACGAGGCCGTCACCCTCATCGAGGAGCACCGCCTCGCCGGTCGCGACGTCGTGATCGTGTCGACCTCGGGCTCCGAGGTGGTCGAGCCGATCGGCGCGATGCTCGGCGCGGACCGGGTCGTGGCGACCCGGCTCGTCGAGGAGGAGGGCCGCTACACGGGCGAGATCGCCTACTACGCCTACGCCGAGGAGAAGGCGCGGGCCGTGCGGGCACTGGCCGAGGAGCGCGGCTACGACCTGGACGCCTGCTACGCCTACAGCGACTCGATCACCGACGTGCCGATGCTCGAGGCGGTGGGGCACCCCTACGCCGTGAACCCCGATCGCGAGCTGCGGAAGGTCGCGATCGCCAACGACTGGCCGGTGCTGGTCTTCACCCGGCCCGTGGCGCTGCGGAGCCAGCTGCCGCCGGCCGGGCCGACGCTCGCGGCGCTCGCGCTCGGCGGCGCCCTCACCGTGGCGGGCGTGGTGTGGACCCAGGTGCGCAAGCGCCGCCAGCCGGTCTGAGCGGACCCGATCACGGCGACGGGGGCCGGAAGTTACCGCCCGGGAACCCTTGCGTGACGTGGGTCACAGAGGCACAGTGGTGGTCACGCAGCACCCCGGATCCGGACCGGGAACTCCACAGGGACTTCACGCACCACCGGGTACCCACGCGGCGACCCACCCTTCTGACAGGGCGCACGTCGACGGGAGACTCCCGAGGCGGCAGATGAGTGCACGCTTGGTAGCCAGCGGCGGTGCGTGTCAGCGACGGCCCCCGGATCCACGCGATTCCGGGGGCCGTCTGCTGCCCTCGCTCCCCTGCCGGCCTCAGCTCGCGTCGCGGCGCAGCGGGCTCGCCTCGGCGCCCGCCGCGTAGGCCTCGGCCGCGTAGAGCAGCCAGGCGTGCACGCCGGACGCG
This Nocardioides alkalitolerans DNA region includes the following protein-coding sequences:
- a CDS encoding HAD-IB family hydrolase, coding for MPERTGAQSRRTAAFFDLDKTIIAKSSTLAFSKPFQAGGLISRRAVLRSAYAQFVYLVGGADHDQMEKMRQFLSALTAGWDVATVREIVADTLHNVVDPLVYDEAVTLIEEHRLAGRDVVIVSTSGSEVVEPIGAMLGADRVVATRLVEEEGRYTGEIAYYAYAEEKARAVRALAEERGYDLDACYAYSDSITDVPMLEAVGHPYAVNPDRELRKVAIANDWPVLVFTRPVALRSQLPPAGPTLAALALGGALTVAGVVWTQVRKRRQPV